From Shewanella acanthi:
GCGCTCTCTGCAAAGGTGAAACAGGCATTCCCCCATAAACTATTCGATTTATCAGCCCTGCAGCACATTACCGATGACGCTTATGAGGCGCTCAGTCCCATACAATGGCCAGTGACATCAAGCCATGCCCATAACCGCCTGTATAGCGATGGGGTGTTTTCCTTCGCCGATGGTCGCGCCCGTTTTGTAGTGCCATCGGCTGCGCCAATGCAGCCTGAGGCGACTCACACTGATACGTTAATCCTGTTATCGGGTCGTAGCCGCGATCAATGGCATACCCGCAGCCGCACTGGCCATGTAGCGCAGTTAGTTGCCCACGAGCAACAACCCTGCGTCTACGCCCACCCTGACACCTTAGTAGTGAGGGAACTTGTCTCAGGGCAGTTAGTGACGCTTCAAGGCCAACAGACTGCTGAGGCTAACAACGAGCTACTAGTACAAGTGATTGCCGACGATACTGTGCCCGTTGACCAGCTGTTTATGTCAATGCACTGGACGGGCCGCGAGACAGCTGTCGCCAGCGTGAATCTCCTGCTCGATAGCCGCATCGATACCATATCTAAACAGCCCGCCTTCAAGGGGCAAAGGGTTGCGATTTCAAGCCGTAAAGATTTGCTACAGGGCATTGAGTGGGGAAATCCAACCGCGATTGAAAACACCCTATATCGATTCGAGCAGGTGCTCGCAAAAGGCGCGTGCCATCATTTCGCCCTGCCAGCCTGTGACTCACCCGAAGCCCGAAACGGACTTAAATGGACGGTAGAAAACGTGGAAATTCACTGCGAGCTCAAAGCGGGTCGCATCCATGCTATTCGCCTGTTATCCCCCCTTCGCATCGCCATTGATAAAACCGCGGTTTTTGCCCTTATCGACGACATTGCAAGCGCCCAATCCATTGGCAAGCTTGAGCAATTAGTGCGCGCGGGTGATAGCCCCTTGGTCTGCGTCTGCAAGGGTGTGAGCCGCGATCAAATCATTACCGTGGCGCAAAGTTTTGCCCCAGCCAAACGCTTTGAGGCCGTTCAGCAACTTACAGGCTGCGGTACAGGTTGTGGTAGTTGCCGCGGTGAGTTGCTGTCGATTCTGGAACAGGGCCTAACGCCTTCACATTCAGCCGTCACCATGGGAGGCGTTCAAGATGCCGACTAATATGCACACCTCACTGCAAGCATTCTTACAAAACAGTGCCTTACCTACTCTCGATGCGGGCAGCGTAGCCCTCGTTGGCGCAGGCTGTGGCAGTTTGGGCAATCTGACTCTCGCGGCATTAACCCTTATCGCCAACTGCGATGCCGTGGTGTTTGATGCTCTAGTCGATAACGAGATTTTGGCCCTACTGCCAGAAACCTGCGAACGCTACGACATGGGCAAACGTGGCGGTAATCCCTCGGCCAGCCAAGATGCTATCAATCATAAATTACTTGAACTGGCGCAGTGTGGATTAAAAGTACTGCGATTAAAGGGCGGCGATCCCAGCGTATTTGGTCGCGGTGGCGAAGAGGCGTTATTTTTAGCCCGTCACGGGGTGAAAAGTCAGTTTGTGGCGGGCGTAACTGCGGCGCTTGGCTGCGCAGCCTCGGCGGCAATCCCCTTAACCCATCGCGGCGTTTCCCGTTCCGTCAC
This genomic window contains:
- the cobA gene encoding uroporphyrinogen-III C-methyltransferase, which codes for MPTNMHTSLQAFLQNSALPTLDAGSVALVGAGCGSLGNLTLAALTLIANCDAVVFDALVDNEILALLPETCERYDMGKRGGNPSASQDAINHKLLELAQCGLKVLRLKGGDPSVFGRGGEEALFLARHGVKSQFVAGVTAALGCAASAAIPLTHRGVSRSVTLVTGHQQDGDTTHHWRTLLSLGSTLVFYMGKDQAPKIAASLLLSGANPDLPMVFISAGCREAQQLHPATIATMALTAKLIQTQGPTLMILGEVVAVGSELQQLLAEIDNGGLRHAVAG